A genome region from Winogradskyella helgolandensis includes the following:
- a CDS encoding carboxypeptidase-like regulatory domain-containing protein — MKKILLLLFLVTTLTTFSQDIDRITVNGRIVVSSDDKEGVAVFNSSSNKGTYTDADGNFEIKVALNDVIEFGALQFKDFTVTITDKVMTSKRLTVILVEDVNKLDEVVLLPFDLTGNLGADLENVRTYNVSLDDVYFGLDNIEDFEFSADYKTKADNLAFNEYNPRMDNMINLVNVAGFLISQVVNTDRIKFKTEKEKQLKQTPFKQALDAYSVNYIHNNFEIPLDKVEAFIDYVEKEGVEESLFEENNEMQLLERISQLSKTFLKDTSEKE, encoded by the coding sequence ATGAAAAAAATACTACTCTTATTATTCTTAGTTACCACATTAACAACCTTTAGTCAAGATATTGATAGAATTACCGTAAATGGTAGAATCGTGGTTTCCTCTGATGATAAAGAAGGAGTAGCGGTTTTTAATTCGTCTTCCAATAAAGGCACCTACACAGACGCAGATGGAAATTTTGAAATCAAAGTAGCACTTAATGATGTTATTGAATTTGGAGCACTTCAATTTAAAGATTTTACGGTTACAATTACAGATAAAGTGATGACCTCAAAACGATTAACAGTTATTCTTGTAGAGGACGTCAATAAATTAGATGAGGTTGTTTTATTGCCTTTTGATCTCACCGGAAACTTGGGTGCAGATTTAGAAAATGTTAGAACCTATAATGTCAGTTTGGATGATGTTTATTTTGGATTAGATAATATTGAAGATTTTGAGTTCTCTGCAGATTACAAAACTAAAGCCGATAATTTGGCGTTTAATGAGTACAATCCGCGCATGGATAATATGATCAATTTGGTTAATGTAGCCGGATTTTTAATTAGCCAAGTGGTTAATACGGATAGAATTAAGTTTAAAACCGAAAAAGAAAAGCAATTAAAGCAAACTCCTTTTAAGCAAGCTTTAGATGCTTATAGTGTTAATTATATCCATAATAATTTTGAAATCCCTTTAGATAAAGTCGAAGCATTTATTGACTATGTTGAGAAAGAAGGTGTAGAGGAGAGTTTGTTTGAAGAGAATAATGAAATGCAACTTTTAGAGCGTATTTCTCAATTGAGTAAAACGTTTTTAAAAGACACCAGTGAAAAAGAGTAA
- a CDS encoding DUF3037 domain-containing protein — translation MQDKVTFEYAIIRLVPKVEREEFFNVGVILFSKRKKFLGVKFNVDQQKLNAFSCELDLEVINNYLKSWELISKGEPSGGAIAQFELSDRFRWLAASRSTVIQSSKTHSGITENPEHELQSIFEKHVLDLD, via the coding sequence CAAGATAAAGTTACTTTTGAATATGCTATTATTAGATTGGTTCCTAAAGTAGAACGTGAAGAATTTTTTAACGTCGGTGTTATTTTGTTTTCAAAGCGAAAAAAATTCCTTGGAGTTAAATTTAATGTCGACCAACAAAAATTGAATGCGTTTTCGTGCGAATTAGATTTAGAAGTTATAAATAATTACCTGAAATCTTGGGAATTAATCTCTAAAGGAGAGCCTTCAGGAGGTGCTATTGCCCAATTTGAATTGTCAGATCGGTTTAGATGGTTAGCTGCCTCTCGTAGCACGGTTATTCAAAGTTCTAAGACGCATTCTGGTATTACTGAGAATCCGGAGCACGAATTACAATCTATTTTTGAAAAGCACGTCTTAGACTTAGATTGA
- a CDS encoding ankyrin repeat domain-containing protein — protein sequence MKKSVIVLALALGFSMSNVNASNNLLTSELNEVSVATIEVSPLCKAVATGNFEEVNRLIKAGADVNAKSNGMMPIHYAAKYNRVEIIKALITAGSKIHEPCDLGNTALNHAQISKATEAELFLKRFKNKDV from the coding sequence ATGAAAAAATCAGTAATCGTATTAGCCTTAGCATTAGGCTTCTCAATGTCAAATGTAAATGCATCCAATAATCTTTTAACTTCAGAATTAAATGAAGTAAGTGTAGCAACAATTGAAGTCAGTCCTTTGTGTAAAGCTGTTGCTACTGGAAACTTTGAAGAAGTTAATAGGCTTATAAAAGCTGGAGCAGATGTAAATGCAAAGTCAAATGGTATGATGCCAATTCACTATGCCGCAAAATATAATCGTGTAGAAATTATTAAAGCGTTAATTACTGCAGGTTCTAAAATTCACGAACCCTGTGATTTAGGTAATACAGCATTAAATCATGCGCAAATTTCTAAAGCCACTGAAGCAGAATTATTTCTGAAACGATTTAAAAACAAAGATGTCTAG
- a CDS encoding DUF6702 family protein gives MKPLYFLILFFTLPFLISNSSSHEYYVSVTEIEYAEEQQSLQIISQIFIDDFETLLRKRYDEAITLAVEDESETVETYMNRYLSDKLKIIVNGQDVNFKFIGKEYKDDITYCYLEIENVSNIKSIEVTNQILFDVFSNQQNIVRLKLLGKNQSFLQVPENDTCVLKFD, from the coding sequence ATGAAACCACTATATTTTTTAATCCTCTTTTTTACACTTCCATTTTTAATTTCCAATTCTTCATCACATGAATATTACGTTAGTGTAACAGAAATAGAATATGCAGAGGAACAACAATCTCTTCAAATCATAAGTCAAATTTTTATTGATGATTTTGAAACGTTACTTCGTAAACGTTATGATGAAGCGATAACACTTGCCGTGGAAGATGAGTCAGAAACGGTTGAAACCTATATGAATAGGTATCTATCTGATAAATTGAAAATTATTGTAAATGGACAAGATGTTAACTTCAAATTTATAGGAAAGGAATATAAAGATGATATTACATATTGCTATTTAGAAATAGAAAATGTTTCAAATATTAAGTCCATAGAGGTTACCAATCAAATTTTATTCGATGTCTTTTCTAACCAACAAAATATAGTGAGGTTAAAACTTCTTGGAAAGAATCAGAGCTTTTTACAAGTGCCAGAGAATGACACTTGCGTGTTAAAATTTGATTAA
- a CDS encoding Sec-independent protein translocase subunit TatA/TatB, whose amino-acid sequence MIHHLTILFIGAAEIMVILLIVVLVFGADKLPEIARGLGKGMRQLKDASNDIKQEVTKSAKENNIIDKDVTKNVQEEINKIKDDLEDFTGSLKRNK is encoded by the coding sequence GTGATACATCATTTAACAATATTATTCATTGGAGCTGCCGAAATTATGGTGATACTATTAATAGTGGTATTAGTATTTGGTGCAGATAAACTTCCAGAAATAGCTAGAGGCTTAGGTAAAGGTATGCGTCAATTAAAAGATGCATCAAATGACATAAAGCAAGAAGTGACTAAAAGTGCAAAGGAAAATAACATCATAGATAAAGATGTTACAAAAAATGTTCAAGAAGAAATCAATAAAATAAAAGATGATCTTGAAGACTTCACAGGATCATTAAAACGCAATAAGTAA
- a CDS encoding peptidase associated/transthyretin-like domain-containing protein, giving the protein MKKSKILFAVSAFFSVLFVNAQRTELNGKLIAEDEVDGLHIQNKTATKYTISNEDGSFVIPAKALDTLVISGVKYQTQEVVVSYAVIQLGELYVQMIENVSELNEVIVGKILTGSLESDLENLKIAPQINFYDLGIPGSTDLPPTQSEQRLHDADHGKFVYYYGIGISINVHKILNRINGDTKDYKERVKRESDEKCINQLKSEYASAIFDAVSISDNHKEEFFQFCLEDNQFSSICEHENQIQKVSFLLEKLKIFKIQLNEDN; this is encoded by the coding sequence GTGAAAAAGAGTAAAATCCTTTTTGCTGTCTCTGCCTTTTTTAGCGTGCTTTTTGTTAACGCTCAACGAACCGAATTAAACGGGAAGTTAATTGCTGAGGATGAGGTTGATGGGCTTCATATTCAAAACAAAACAGCGACAAAATATACCATTTCTAATGAAGATGGAAGTTTTGTTATTCCAGCTAAAGCCTTAGATACTTTGGTTATTTCTGGAGTAAAATATCAAACACAAGAAGTTGTAGTTTCTTATGCAGTGATACAATTGGGTGAGTTATATGTTCAGATGATTGAGAATGTAAGCGAATTAAATGAAGTCATTGTTGGTAAAATCTTAACCGGAAGCTTAGAATCTGATTTGGAAAATTTAAAAATTGCACCACAAATTAATTTTTATGATTTAGGAATTCCAGGTTCCACAGATCTTCCTCCAACGCAAAGCGAACAGCGTTTGCATGACGCGGATCACGGAAAGTTTGTGTATTACTACGGTATAGGAATATCAATAAACGTCCACAAAATATTGAATCGAATTAACGGAGATACCAAAGACTATAAAGAGCGAGTTAAACGAGAATCGGATGAAAAATGCATCAATCAATTAAAATCAGAATATGCGAGTGCCATTTTTGATGCCGTTTCAATTTCTGATAATCACAAGGAAGAATTTTTTCAATTTTGCTTAGAAGATAATCAGTTCTCATCCATCTGTGAACACGAAAATCAAATACAGAAGGTGAGTTTTCTTTTAGAGAAATTAAAGATTTTTAAAATACAATTAAATGAAGACAATTAA
- a CDS encoding S8 family peptidase produces MKKMYTLVVLVVAITIVSCSKDTIIDAESEAVQFPENPLTVEQINQRISESIRTTGDFDWNKEDAHFLWSALTHGQNVLTVGYGNEGQSFGEEGDSDLESKKNSLLATILNKEQVDKESFKLREDDILTVFDAEVTKLETIIALRESDYVRYLEPNGYNQYTDVQQKSSSGCDTSGASINSAHYSTIAPNNAQVSWHFDEHNIRDAWNISTGSGVTIGLIDTGVSKSQALLNSVGINDGYSSGRFVQKYGTFIDSNWWWSSNYDGPHDKCGHGTAMGSTMAAPRNDNGMPVGVAYNSNLVAYRATEDVLLNDYHERKGVSQALKDLGNRSDVKIISMSIGYVWSIGNVKDAVRYAYSKGKLIFAAGGTSTSFTNGFGVIFPATMSETVAVTGVNDGSNYERCDTCHSGSKIDFTIIMEGDNNTSKAPPVLGFNDGQRRYTGGSSVATATTAGIAALIWSKYPSWSRTQVLNRLKQSSEFYPNKNSSFGYGNIDALEAVQ; encoded by the coding sequence ATGAAAAAAATGTACACTTTGGTAGTGCTTGTAGTGGCAATTACTATAGTATCTTGTTCTAAAGATACTATTATTGATGCAGAATCAGAAGCGGTTCAATTTCCAGAAAACCCTTTAACCGTTGAGCAAATTAATCAACGTATTAGTGAAAGTATTCGAACAACTGGTGATTTTGATTGGAATAAAGAAGACGCGCACTTTTTATGGAGCGCATTAACGCACGGACAGAATGTATTGACTGTGGGTTATGGAAATGAAGGTCAAAGTTTTGGTGAAGAAGGTGATTCTGATCTCGAAAGTAAAAAGAACAGTTTACTCGCGACTATTCTTAACAAAGAACAAGTTGATAAAGAAAGTTTTAAGTTGAGAGAAGATGATATTCTAACCGTTTTTGATGCGGAAGTAACGAAGCTAGAAACTATTATTGCTTTAAGAGAAAGTGATTATGTTCGGTATTTGGAACCAAATGGGTATAATCAATATACCGATGTGCAACAAAAATCAAGCTCAGGATGTGATACAAGTGGAGCTTCAATTAATTCAGCGCACTATTCTACTATAGCTCCAAATAATGCACAAGTATCTTGGCATTTTGATGAGCATAACATTCGTGATGCATGGAATATTTCAACAGGTTCTGGTGTTACCATTGGATTAATTGATACAGGTGTTTCAAAGTCGCAAGCGTTATTAAATTCAGTAGGAATTAATGATGGCTATTCATCAGGGCGATTTGTTCAAAAGTATGGCACTTTTATAGATTCTAATTGGTGGTGGTCTAGTAACTACGATGGTCCTCACGATAAATGTGGACATGGTACAGCAATGGGATCTACTATGGCAGCACCAAGAAATGATAACGGAATGCCTGTAGGTGTGGCCTATAATTCTAATTTGGTGGCTTATAGAGCTACAGAAGATGTGCTTTTAAACGATTATCATGAGCGTAAAGGTGTTTCTCAAGCTTTAAAAGATTTAGGCAATAGAAGTGATGTGAAAATAATTTCAATGTCCATAGGTTATGTTTGGTCTATTGGTAATGTAAAAGATGCCGTGCGATATGCTTACAGTAAAGGCAAATTAATATTTGCAGCAGGTGGAACGTCTACTAGTTTTACTAATGGTTTTGGTGTGATTTTTCCTGCGACCATGAGCGAAACTGTGGCTGTAACCGGTGTTAATGATGGAAGTAATTATGAGCGTTGTGATACGTGTCATAGCGGTAGTAAAATAGACTTCACCATTATTATGGAGGGCGATAATAATACAAGTAAAGCACCTCCTGTATTAGGCTTTAATGATGGTCAACGTCGTTACACAGGTGGATCTTCTGTAGCAACAGCAACTACAGCAGGTATTGCAGCTTTAATATGGTCTAAGTATCCAAGTTGGAGCAGGACACAAGTGCTTAATAGGTTAAAGCAGTCTTCTGAATTTTATCCTAATAAAAATAGTAGCTTTGGTTATGGGAATATTGATGCTCTAGAGGCTGTTCAGTAA
- a CDS encoding peptidase associated/transthyretin-like domain-containing protein, which yields MKTIKVIALLLVFVMCCSLQAQTKDLKGQLIANDEVEGLHIQNKTAAKYTISEEDGSFVIPAKALDTLVISGVKYQTQEVVVSDAVIQLGELYVQMIENVSELNEVIVGKILTGSLESDLQNSDAKPEINFYDLGIPGYKGKPLTQNERKLYDADGGSWGSVGLGFSVNFYKLLNTISGRTKKLKAIVELDDRERCIQGLKANYESFIFENDSLAENLRTEYFLFCQEDDEFLEFCNQNNDIALLEFLQAKLKVYQENRKSQTKD from the coding sequence ATGAAGACAATTAAAGTCATAGCATTACTTCTGGTTTTTGTAATGTGTTGTAGTCTTCAGGCACAAACTAAAGATCTCAAAGGTCAACTTATTGCAAACGATGAGGTTGAAGGACTTCATATTCAAAATAAAACAGCAGCAAAATATACTATTTCTGAAGAAGATGGAAGTTTTGTTATCCCAGCTAAAGCCTTAGATACTTTGGTTATTTCTGGAGTAAAATATCAAACACAAGAGGTTGTAGTTTCTGATGCAGTGATTCAATTGGGTGAGTTATATGTTCAGATGATTGAAAATGTAAGCGAATTAAATGAAGTCATTGTTGGTAAAATTTTAACCGGAAGCTTAGAATCCGATCTTCAAAATTCAGATGCCAAACCCGAAATTAATTTTTATGATTTAGGGATTCCTGGCTATAAAGGAAAACCATTAACACAAAATGAAAGAAAGTTATATGATGCAGATGGTGGTTCTTGGGGCAGCGTCGGTCTTGGTTTTAGTGTGAATTTTTATAAGCTACTAAATACAATCAGTGGTAGAACTAAAAAATTAAAAGCCATTGTAGAATTAGATGATAGAGAACGTTGCATTCAGGGATTAAAAGCAAATTATGAATCTTTTATTTTCGAAAATGATTCTTTAGCAGAAAATCTACGGACTGAGTATTTTTTATTTTGTCAAGAAGACGATGAATTTTTAGAGTTTTGTAATCAGAATAATGATATTGCACTATTGGAATTTTTGCAAGCAAAGCTAAAAGTGTATCAAGAAAATAGAAAATCACAAACTAAAGACTAA
- a CDS encoding M1 family metallopeptidase has translation MKIFNYLLCAILFTSFSTYAQNDVKAERQQGHTNQNKFKQLYDEFSTPNVFRTGSGAPGPGYYQQQADYKMDIEIDDVNAKLYGDETITYTNNSPDELKYLWVQLDQNMRAKDSKTPLIGSSAISPANLSSSVVKSYLKESFDGGFNIMHVKDVNGNDLQHTINRTMMRVELPRAINTGDKFSFQIKWWYNINNHVKDRGRSGYEYFEEDDNNLYTIAQFYPRMAVYNDVEGWQNSQFWGRDEFALPFGDFDVNITVPADHILDGTGVLTNREEVFTKEMMKRYKKALKSYDDPVMIVTDEDARNAEKSKSKDKKTWKLSAKMVRDFGFATSRKFLWDMMAVKLGEKDVMAVSLYPKEGNPLWEQWSTKAVASTLKTYSRMTFDYPYHKAISVNTPMGMEYPMICFNFGRPDKEGNYSDRTKYGMIGVIIHEVGHNWFPMIVNSDERQWTWMDEGLNTFTQYVAEQDFGEWYPDALSPQHKAFPSRRGPAKNIVRYMGGDQNFIAPVMTKGLNTYQFGSNAYSKPATALNILRETVMGRELFDYSFKEYANRWKFKHPTPEDFFRTMEDASAVDLDWFWRGWFYTTDYTDIGVKEVKKFAVTTTPNDNGKRLAERYNRDPESLVYFIEEGAEGFEDAMKTNASLDDLPTVKEYIMDNFTPDEQKAMKKAPKYFYQITFDKPGGLVMPLIVEYTYADGTKSRETYPAQVWRLNDKEVTKAIASDKEIVSVQVDPDLETADVDTSNNSWPIEVKESDFDKFKGRARD, from the coding sequence ATGAAAATTTTTAATTACCTCTTGTGTGCTATACTTTTTACGTCTTTTAGTACTTATGCTCAAAATGACGTAAAGGCCGAACGCCAACAAGGTCATACTAACCAAAACAAATTTAAACAGCTTTATGATGAGTTTTCTACACCAAATGTGTTTAGAACAGGTTCTGGTGCTCCTGGCCCTGGCTATTATCAGCAACAGGCAGATTATAAAATGGATATTGAAATCGATGATGTCAATGCGAAATTGTATGGTGATGAAACGATTACCTATACTAATAATTCCCCAGATGAATTAAAATATTTATGGGTGCAATTAGATCAAAATATGCGTGCAAAAGATTCAAAAACACCACTAATTGGTAGTTCTGCAATTTCACCTGCCAATTTATCTTCTAGTGTTGTAAAGTCTTATTTAAAAGAATCTTTTGATGGCGGTTTTAACATCATGCATGTTAAAGATGTTAATGGAAATGATTTGCAACATACTATAAATCGTACCATGATGCGTGTAGAATTGCCACGAGCGATAAACACGGGAGATAAATTTTCGTTCCAAATAAAATGGTGGTACAATATAAATAATCATGTTAAAGATAGAGGACGTTCTGGTTATGAATATTTTGAAGAAGATGATAATAACTTATATACTATAGCTCAGTTTTACCCACGAATGGCTGTATATAATGATGTAGAGGGGTGGCAAAATTCTCAATTTTGGGGACGAGATGAATTTGCACTACCATTTGGTGATTTTGATGTGAATATTACAGTGCCTGCAGACCATATTTTAGACGGAACAGGAGTACTTACAAATCGTGAGGAAGTATTCACTAAAGAAATGATGAAACGCTACAAGAAAGCACTGAAGTCTTATGACGATCCTGTAATGATTGTCACAGACGAAGACGCAAGAAACGCTGAGAAATCTAAAAGTAAAGACAAGAAAACTTGGAAATTGTCGGCAAAAATGGTTCGTGATTTTGGTTTTGCAACCTCTCGTAAGTTTCTTTGGGATATGATGGCTGTAAAACTTGGTGAGAAAGATGTTATGGCTGTCTCCTTATATCCAAAAGAAGGAAACCCGCTTTGGGAGCAATGGTCTACAAAAGCGGTTGCGAGTACCTTAAAAACCTATTCGCGTATGACATTTGATTATCCTTATCACAAGGCGATTTCTGTAAATACACCAATGGGAATGGAATATCCTATGATCTGTTTTAATTTTGGTCGTCCAGATAAAGAAGGGAATTATTCTGATAGAACTAAATACGGAATGATTGGAGTAATCATTCATGAAGTTGGGCACAATTGGTTCCCAATGATTGTAAATAGTGATGAGCGTCAATGGACATGGATGGACGAAGGTTTAAATACCTTTACACAATATGTTGCTGAGCAAGATTTTGGGGAATGGTATCCTGATGCTTTATCTCCACAACACAAAGCATTTCCGTCTCGACGAGGACCTGCTAAAAATATCGTAAGATATATGGGTGGTGATCAAAATTTTATCGCACCAGTTATGACCAAAGGTTTAAATACCTATCAATTTGGAAGTAATGCTTATAGTAAGCCTGCAACAGCTTTAAATATTTTAAGAGAAACCGTAATGGGACGTGAGCTATTTGATTATTCATTTAAAGAATATGCAAATCGTTGGAAGTTTAAACACCCAACTCCAGAAGATTTTTTCCGTACTATGGAAGATGCCTCAGCGGTAGATTTAGATTGGTTTTGGAGAGGTTGGTTTTATACTACAGATTATACGGATATTGGTGTAAAAGAAGTTAAGAAATTTGCGGTAACGACAACCCCAAATGATAATGGAAAAAGACTGGCTGAGCGCTATAATAGAGATCCTGAAAGCTTAGTGTATTTTATTGAAGAAGGTGCCGAAGGTTTTGAAGATGCCATGAAAACAAATGCGTCCCTAGATGATTTACCTACAGTAAAAGAATACATCATGGATAATTTTACACCAGATGAGCAGAAGGCTATGAAAAAAGCACCTAAATATTTCTATCAAATAACGTTTGATAAACCAGGTGGATTAGTAATGCCGTTAATTGTTGAGTATACTTATGCTGATGGCACTAAGTCAAGAGAAACTTATCCAGCTCAAGTATGGAGGCTTAATGATAAGGAAGTAACTAAAGCTATTGCAAGTGATAAGGAAATTGTATCGGTACAAGTAGATCCAGATCTAGAAACGGCCGATGTAGATACCTCTAATAATTCTTGGCCTATAGAAGTTAAAGAAAGCGATTTCGATAAGTTTAAGGGTAGAGCAAGAGATTAA
- the pepE gene encoding dipeptidase PepE → MKSIIIASTSTIHGSGYLEYLLDELEIHFKSSNEILFIPYARPGGISQDDYTKTASKAFSKIGKTVKGIHEFNNAEEAIQNAQGIFVGGGNTFVLVSQLYKNKVLKPIKDAINNGTPYLGTSAGSNICGLTMNTTNDMPIVYPPSFKTLGLVPFNINPHYLDPIEGSTHMGETRETRIKEFHAYNSQPVIGLREGSWIAISGNTLTLKGTLDARVFEYNKEPYEITTHSDLGFLK, encoded by the coding sequence TTGAAATCAATTATAATTGCAAGTACGTCTACCATTCATGGTAGCGGTTATTTGGAGTATTTATTAGACGAATTAGAAATTCATTTTAAATCTTCAAATGAAATTTTATTTATTCCATACGCTAGGCCTGGAGGTATTTCGCAAGATGATTATACAAAAACAGCATCTAAAGCTTTTTCTAAAATAGGAAAAACAGTAAAAGGCATTCACGAATTTAACAATGCTGAAGAAGCCATTCAAAATGCCCAAGGTATTTTTGTTGGTGGCGGTAATACTTTTGTTTTAGTGTCTCAATTGTACAAAAACAAGGTTTTGAAACCTATAAAAGATGCTATAAATAATGGCACACCATATTTAGGCACAAGTGCAGGAAGTAATATTTGTGGCTTAACTATGAATACTACTAATGATATGCCAATAGTATATCCACCGAGTTTTAAAACCTTAGGGTTAGTGCCATTTAATATTAATCCGCATTACCTAGACCCAATAGAAGGCAGTACGCATATGGGAGAAACTAGAGAAACACGGATAAAGGAATTTCACGCGTATAATAGTCAGCCTGTAATTGGTTTACGAGAAGGAAGTTGGATTGCTATTAGTGGCAATACTCTCACTTTAAAAGGCACTTTAGATGCTCGGGTTTTTGAGTATAACAAAGAGCCTTATGAAATTACAACTCATTCAGATTTAGGTTTTTTAAAATAG